From Leopardus geoffroyi isolate Oge1 chromosome B4, O.geoffroyi_Oge1_pat1.0, whole genome shotgun sequence, a single genomic window includes:
- the GPRC5D gene encoding G-protein coupled receptor family C group 5 member D, which produces MYEDCVKSTEDYYFLCDNEGPWSTVLESLAIIGIVVTIILLLAFLFLMRRVQDCSQWNVLPTQFLFLLGVLGLFSLTFAFITQFNQQTAPVRYFLFGVLFALCFSCLLAHASNLVKLVRGRVSFSWTTILCIAIGVSLLQIIIATEYVTLMMTRGMMFMHMTPCQLNVDFVVLLVYVLFLMALTFFVSKATFCGPCENWKQHGRLIFVTVLISIIIWVVWISMLLRGNPQFQRQPQWDDPVICIALVTNAWVFLLLYIIPELCILYRSSKQTCPLPGNACPAPAYQCSFRVENQELSRARDSDGAEEDVALTSYGTPIQLQTVDPVQECFIPLPKPSSQEDAEIQSP; this is translated from the exons ATGTATGAGGACTGCGTCAAGTCCACTGAGGACTATTATTTCCTCTGTGACAACGAGGGGCCATGGAGCACTGTTCTAGAGTCCCTGGCAATAATTGGCATAGTAGTTACGATTATCCTACTCTTGGCGTTTCTCTTCCTCATGCGAAGGGTTCAAGACTGCAGCCAGTGGAATGTCCTTCCCACTcagttcctcttcctcctgggtGTGTTGGGACTCTTTAGCCTCACGTTTGCCTTCATCACTCAGTTCAATCAGCAAACTGCCCCTGTACGCTACTTTCTCTTTGGGGTTCtctttgctctctgtttctcatgCCTCTTGGCTCATGCCTCCAACCTGGTGAAGCTGGTCCGGGGCAGAGTCTCCTTCTCTTGGACAACAATTCTGTGCATTGCTATTGGTGTCAGCTTGCTGCAGATAATCATTGCCACTGAGTATGTGACTCTCATGATGACCAGGGGTATGATGTTCATGCATATGACACCCTGTCAGCTCAACGTGGACTTTGTTGTGCTCCTGGTCTATGTCCTCTTCCTGATGGCCCTCACATTCTTCGTCTCCAAAGCCACTTTCTGTGGCCCATGTGAGAACTGGAAGCAACATGGAAGGCTCATCTTCGTCACTGTGCTCATCTCCATCATTATCTGGGTAGTGTGGATCTCCATGCTCCTGAGAGGCAACCCACAGTTCCAGCGGCAGCCCCAGTGGGATGACCCTGTCATCTGTATTGCCCTGGTCACCAATGCCTGGGTCTTCCTGCTGCTGTACATCATACCCGAGCTCTGCATTCTCTACAGATCGAGCAAGCAGACTTGCCCTTTACCAGGCAAtgcctgcccagccccagcctaCCAATGCAGCTTCAGAGTGGAGAACCAGGAACTCTCACGAG CCCGAGACAGTGATGGAGCTGAGGAGGATGTAGCATTAACTTCATATGGTACCCCCATTCAGCTGCAG actGTTGATCCCGTACAAGAGTGTTTCATCCCACTGCCTAAACCAAGCTCCCAGGAAGATGCAGAAATACAAAGTCCATAG